ACGCAATGCTTCTGTTGTAGCAGGGGCAACTTTGCTTTCAAGGGTCCTTGGCTTTGTCAGGGACCTTATTGTTGCGTTTGCTCTTGGCGCAGGCTTGCCTGCGGATGCCTTTTTCGTAGCCTTCAGGATTCCCAACCTGCTGCGCCGTTTGTTCGGGGAAGGATCGTTGACCATGGCTTTTGTCCCTGTTTTCAGCCGAGTGCGCAAAGAAAAAGGCGAAGGCGCGGCCTTTGAGATGGCTAGATCGGCCATGCTTTGGCTGCTGCTTATTCTCGGCGTGCTGACCGTGCTGGCAATTGTGGGCGCAAAATATTTGGTCCTGCTCATTGCACCGGGCTTTGGCGATAATCCGGAATTGATGTCTCTTACGGTTGATCTGGTAAGAGTATGTTTCCCTTATGTTATTTTTATTTGTGGTGTTGCGCTTTGCATGGGCATCCTGAACAGCATGGGACATTTTCTGGCTCCGGCACTGGCTCCGTGCATGCTCAATGTGGCCCTGATCGGTTCGGCTTTGATCGGATATTTCACCGGGAACAGCGTGGCTCTTTTCATGGCTTGGGGCGTGCTTATCGGCGGGGTTCTGCAATGGATGCTGCAACAGCCCTATCTCAAACGTATCGGGTTGCATTGGCGCGGCAAAGCTGAGCTTGATAATCCCGGCGTGAAGCGCATGGGCAAGCTTATGCTGCCTACTGTTCTGGGGGCGGCAGTCTATCAGATCAACGTGGTTATCGGAACGCTGCTTGCCTCTTTTCTGCCCGTGGGATCGGTCTCTTATCTTTATTATGCTGATCGTCTGGTTCAGTTTCCGCTTGGTGTGTTCGGGATTGCCGTGGGTACAGCAGCCCTGCCCAGTCTGACAAAGCTTTATGTGGATGGGCAGCATGACGATTTCGCCCAGACTCTCAAGCAGAGTGTGGGCTTGATCCTGTTTATTTCCCTGCCTGCCATGGCCGGACTGGTTTCCCTTGCCGAGCCGCTTATTGGTCTTCTTTTTGAGCGCGGGTCCTTTGATGCTAAGGCGGTTTCTGCCACAGCGCAGGCCCTTATGGCCTACGGAATAGGTTTACCGTTCATTGCCATGTCCCGGCCTCTGGTGTCTGCATTTTATGCGCAGGAGGATACCCGGACCCCGGTCAAGGTTGCCATTTTCTGTCTGCTGGTGAACGTGGGCGTGGGTTACATGCTCATGCAGCATATTGCTCATGTAGGTTTGGCTTTGGCGGTATCTCTGTCATCCATGCTTAATTGCCTGTTTCTCGCAATAATTATGGGGAGTAGAACGGGCCTGTTTCCTTTGCCGTTTGTCAGCGTGGCAAAGAGTGTATTGCTCAGTGCATTGATCGGGGCAGGCGCATGGTACTCCACACGGCATGATATTTTATGGTTCGCACTTATCCCGATCTGGATGGCGGTGTATGGATTCGGTTCGCTATTGCTCAAGTCAGACGATGCCCGCATGTTAATTGGTGCATTACGAAGAAAGATTTGATGCCTCCAGCGGCCCTACCGGGAGTCCCTCCGGGGGCTTAAACCCTTTTGCAAAAGGGTTTAAGAATCCCAAAACCTTTTATTAGTTTTGGTTTGTTCTTATGTTTGAAGAAGCCCGTAGTTACTTTCCTCGTGGACTGACACAGCCAGACAGTGGTTTTCGATTTTCAACTGATTCCCTTTTGATCAGCAGTTTTGCTTCTGTACCGAGCAAGGCACGAGTTCTTGATCTAGGTACTGGCAGCGGGGTGATTCCATTAGGCATTATGTTGCTCCACCCGAATAAGGGGCTGACCATCACCGGACTGGAAATTAATCCGGAAATGGTTGCTGCTGCGGAAGAAAATGTTGAGAAGCTGGGTTTTGCTGATGAAATAGGCATCGTGGAAGGGAATGTCTGCGAGCCGGACTTCGCACCCGCCGGGAGTTACGATCTGGTGGTTTCCAACCCGCCTTACCGCAGCGAGGGCAGGGGCCGTGCTTGCCCTGACGATTCCCGCAACAAGGCCCGCTTCGAAGTTGATTGCGATCTTGATGCATTCGTCGCTACGGCTTCGCGAATGGTCCGTAACCGGGGCAGGGTCTGTTTTGTCTTTCTCGCCGAGCGTCTGACCGAATTGGTCAATTCATTTACCCGTCATAAGCTGGAACCCAAGCGCATGAAATTTATTCATGGGCGGGTCGATTCTCCTTCAAAAGTGGTCATGATCGAAGCTGTGAAAGGCGGCAAGCCGGGATTGATTTTGGAAGCACCTGTAGTTTTATTTGGGAAAGATAACTTGCTGACTGATTCTGCAATTGATTATTGTCCGTTTGTTGCCAAGTAGATCATCGACAGGTAAAGAATCTCTATACAAATTTTGAATGACTTATGCTCCAAAATAAATAGAGCGAAGCATACTAAAAGGTTTTGAAGGGATGGGGTCTGGGGAAGGGAAACTTTTGCAAAAGTTTCCCTTCCCCAGCCGCCGGAGGCATATTGATCAAAAAAATTATCTTAAAAGATTTCTTAGCCCATGCTGAAACTGAGATAGAACTCGGCCCAGGCATGACCGTGCTGACCGGTCCCAATAACAGCGGTAAATCATCCGTTGTTGAGGCTTTGCGCTGCATCGCTACTAATCCGCCACCTAAGCACTTTATTAGACATGGAGCCAAGAAAGCACGTGTAGAATTAGAAATGGACGATGGCGTGCGCGTGGCTTGGATTCGTAAGAAAGCAACTGCATGGTATGAAGTGCTGCACCCGGGCGAAGAGGAATGGGAAGTCTACGCCAAATTGGTAGGGAGAAAGACACCTGAAGACGTAAAGAAAATTTTACGTCTGAATGGCGTTCCAGTTGAGGGAAATGAGAAGGATGTTGACGTCCATATTGGTAATCAGCGTAATCCAATTTTTCTTATAGATCGTTCTCCCGCAATTGCGGCCCAGTTTTTTGCGTCATCATCTGAGGCTTCGCATCTGCTGGCTATGCAGACGGAACTTAAAAATCGGGTCCGGGCTGCCAAACGTGAAAAGAAATTTCAGCAGCAGAAGCTCGATGAAATCCGCGTAGAGCTGGATGAATTGCAAACCCTGCCGGATGTGAATCTGGAACTGGAGACTGCCCGCGAACTCAAAGAGCGCGTGGATGCGCTTGAGAAAGAGATCCCAGCGGTAGAAACTCTTTTGCAGCGTAAAGGTGAGCTTGAGGGATTCAAAACCAGCCTCAGCGTGAGAGAAAAAGAACTGGCAGTATTGCAGGAAGCACCGGAAATTTTTCCTTCCGCACCGTTGGAGCGGGCGGTTACGGGCATGGAAAGCCTGCGTCATCACGGGCAGATCCTGAAATCAAGATCGGAGTATCTTGCTGAATTGCAAATAGCTCCTGAACTTTTTCCGGTGCATTTGCTGGATGATATCCTTGCGCGACAAAATCAATTGACCTTCGCAGAAAAACAGCAATCCGCACGATCTAACGTCTTGGAACAGCTTATTTCTCCTCCGGATCTTGAAGATGTTTCGGCTCTTTCCACAACTCTCCACAATGTGACCCGCAACCATGTTTTCCGAGATAATATTTCGCGTCGGGTTGATGTTTTGGTCTCTTTGAATGATCCACCGGAACTTTATGATTTATCGCCGCTTATGCAGGTTATGAACAATCTTTCTTCTATGCGAAAAGCGCAGGCTGATGCGCAAAAGAATCTGCGCGAACTGGAACAATCCGAAGCGGAACTTAAGCAAAACATCGAGGCCCGTCTGGCTGAGATAGGCAATTGTCCGCTTTGCGGCGGAGATTTGGATGC
The Marinifilum sp. JC120 DNA segment above includes these coding regions:
- the murJ gene encoding murein biosynthesis integral membrane protein MurJ codes for the protein MTAESSKIVRNASVVAGATLLSRVLGFVRDLIVAFALGAGLPADAFFVAFRIPNLLRRLFGEGSLTMAFVPVFSRVRKEKGEGAAFEMARSAMLWLLLILGVLTVLAIVGAKYLVLLIAPGFGDNPELMSLTVDLVRVCFPYVIFICGVALCMGILNSMGHFLAPALAPCMLNVALIGSALIGYFTGNSVALFMAWGVLIGGVLQWMLQQPYLKRIGLHWRGKAELDNPGVKRMGKLMLPTVLGAAVYQINVVIGTLLASFLPVGSVSYLYYADRLVQFPLGVFGIAVGTAALPSLTKLYVDGQHDDFAQTLKQSVGLILFISLPAMAGLVSLAEPLIGLLFERGSFDAKAVSATAQALMAYGIGLPFIAMSRPLVSAFYAQEDTRTPVKVAIFCLLVNVGVGYMLMQHIAHVGLALAVSLSSMLNCLFLAIIMGSRTGLFPLPFVSVAKSVLLSALIGAGAWYSTRHDILWFALIPIWMAVYGFGSLLLKSDDARMLIGALRRKI
- a CDS encoding methyltransferase domain-containing protein; the encoded protein is MFEEARSYFPRGLTQPDSGFRFSTDSLLISSFASVPSKARVLDLGTGSGVIPLGIMLLHPNKGLTITGLEINPEMVAAAEENVEKLGFADEIGIVEGNVCEPDFAPAGSYDLVVSNPPYRSEGRGRACPDDSRNKARFEVDCDLDAFVATASRMVRNRGRVCFVFLAERLTELVNSFTRHKLEPKRMKFIHGRVDSPSKVVMIEAVKGGKPGLILEAPVVLFGKDNLLTDSAIDYCPFVAK
- a CDS encoding DNA repair ATPase → MIKKIILKDFLAHAETEIELGPGMTVLTGPNNSGKSSVVEALRCIATNPPPKHFIRHGAKKARVELEMDDGVRVAWIRKKATAWYEVLHPGEEEWEVYAKLVGRKTPEDVKKILRLNGVPVEGNEKDVDVHIGNQRNPIFLIDRSPAIAAQFFASSSEASHLLAMQTELKNRVRAAKREKKFQQQKLDEIRVELDELQTLPDVNLELETARELKERVDALEKEIPAVETLLQRKGELEGFKTSLSVREKELAVLQEAPEIFPSAPLERAVTGMESLRHHGQILKSRSEYLAELQIAPELFPVHLLDDILARQNQLTFAEKQQSARSNVLEQLISPPDLEDVSALSTTLHNVTRNHVFRDNISRRVDVLVSLNDPPELYDLSPLMQVMNNLSSMRKAQADAQKNLRELEQSEAELKQNIEARLAEIGNCPLCGGDLDAQKLIGDSHES